A window of Ruania suaedae contains these coding sequences:
- a CDS encoding tRNA (adenine-N1)-methyltransferase gives MRRGPLRPGDKVQLTDPKGRLATITLTDGGVYHTHRGSFGHDELIGAPEGTVVSTTAGIEYLALRPLLADFVLSMPRGAAVIYPKDAGQIITQADIFPGARVVEAGVGSGALSLSLLRAVGDAGSLLSVERREDFAEIARGNIEDFFGGPHPAWELRLGDLADVLPEAAGPGSVDRIILDMLAPWENLDAAARALAPGGVLLAYVATATQLSRFAEDAKADGRFTEPVAWESMVRGWHLEGLAVRPEHRMIGHTGFLVTTRRMAPDVPAPLRRRRPAPGAYAEEGVNVDADALAADLREREVSAKKLRKLRRSFDARREAREGGGNAGGPGPDAHPGDPDLE, from the coding sequence ATGCGCCGGGGGCCGCTGCGCCCGGGCGACAAGGTCCAGCTGACCGACCCCAAGGGCCGGCTGGCGACGATCACCCTCACCGACGGAGGCGTTTACCACACCCACCGCGGATCCTTCGGTCACGACGAGCTGATCGGCGCCCCGGAGGGCACCGTGGTGAGCACGACGGCGGGGATCGAGTACCTCGCGCTGCGGCCGCTGCTCGCGGATTTCGTGCTGTCGATGCCCCGCGGTGCCGCCGTGATCTATCCCAAGGACGCCGGCCAGATCATCACCCAGGCCGACATCTTCCCCGGTGCACGCGTGGTGGAGGCGGGCGTCGGCTCGGGCGCGTTGTCGCTCTCGCTGCTGCGGGCCGTCGGCGATGCCGGCTCGCTGCTCTCGGTCGAGCGTCGCGAGGACTTCGCCGAGATCGCGCGCGGGAACATCGAGGACTTCTTCGGCGGCCCGCACCCGGCGTGGGAGCTGCGCCTGGGTGACCTCGCCGACGTCCTGCCCGAGGCGGCCGGACCCGGCAGCGTCGACCGGATCATCCTGGACATGCTCGCGCCCTGGGAGAACCTGGACGCCGCGGCCCGGGCCCTGGCCCCGGGCGGGGTGCTGCTGGCCTACGTGGCCACCGCCACCCAGCTCTCCCGGTTCGCCGAGGACGCCAAGGCGGACGGGCGCTTCACCGAGCCCGTGGCCTGGGAGTCGATGGTGCGGGGCTGGCACCTCGAGGGTCTGGCGGTGCGTCCCGAGCACCGCATGATCGGCCACACGGGCTTCCTGGTGACGACCCGGCGGATGGCGCCGGACGTCCCGGCCCCGCTGCGCCGGCGCCGGCCCGCCCCCGGGGCCTATGCCGAGGAGGGGGTGAACGTCGATGCGGACGCCCTCGCCGCCGACCTCCGGGAGCGGGAGGTCTCGGCGAAGAAGCTGCGTAAGCTGCGCCGCTCCTTCGACGCCCGCCGCGAGGCCCGCGAGGGCGGCGGCAACGCCGGTGGGCCCGGCCCCGACGCGCACCCCGGTGACCCTGACCTAGAGTAG
- a CDS encoding DUF5703 family protein yields MAVTSRPRSRPSASQYEFRVVSIPASASRSDVRQLLTEQAEYGRWELARHRIYLGGARKVWLRRRIIRVASTL; encoded by the coding sequence ATGGCAGTCACGAGCAGGCCGCGGTCGCGGCCGTCGGCGTCCCAGTACGAGTTCCGGGTGGTCTCCATCCCGGCGAGCGCGAGCCGCTCCGACGTCCGCCAGCTGCTGACCGAGCAGGCCGAGTACGGGCGGTGGGAGCTGGCCCGACACCGCATCTATCTCGGCGGTGCGAGGAAGGTGTGGCTGCGGCGCCGGATCATCCGGGTCGCCAGCACGCTCTGA
- a CDS encoding HAD family hydrolase, giving the protein MPRTTTETDLAAVLWDMDGTLVDTEPYWIAVELEMSAEHGGTWDESLGTDLVGMPLEVSAAALSERAGVRGTVEEIIEEMIARVIDRIATRGLPWRPGARELLDELTAAGVPLALVTMSWRRLTDVVLASLHPHPFAVVVTGDEVSRGKPHPEPYLRAARELGVDPAACVAIEDSLPGLASAEASGAAVIGVQAKVAIPAAAGRSRLPDLEGVTVADLRRVLAGDVMDRLADG; this is encoded by the coding sequence GTGCCCCGAACCACCACTGAGACCGACCTCGCCGCCGTCCTGTGGGACATGGACGGCACCCTGGTCGACACCGAGCCGTACTGGATCGCCGTCGAACTGGAGATGTCCGCCGAGCACGGGGGGACCTGGGACGAGTCGCTGGGCACCGACCTGGTCGGGATGCCGCTGGAGGTCTCGGCGGCGGCCCTGAGCGAACGGGCCGGCGTGCGTGGCACCGTCGAGGAGATCATCGAGGAGATGATCGCCCGCGTCATCGACCGGATCGCCACCCGCGGGCTGCCCTGGCGCCCGGGAGCGCGCGAGCTCCTGGACGAGCTCACCGCCGCCGGCGTCCCGCTGGCGCTGGTGACCATGTCCTGGCGGCGGTTGACCGACGTCGTGCTCGCCTCCTTGCATCCTCACCCGTTCGCTGTCGTCGTCACGGGCGACGAGGTCAGTCGCGGCAAGCCGCATCCGGAGCCGTATCTGCGCGCTGCCCGCGAGCTGGGTGTCGACCCCGCGGCCTGCGTCGCGATCGAGGACTCACTGCCCGGGCTCGCCTCGGCGGAGGCCAGCGGAGCCGCGGTGATCGGCGTACAGGCGAAGGTGGCGATCCCCGCCGCCGCGGGCCGTAGCCGGCTGCCGGACCTCGAGGGCGTGACCGTGGCCGACCTCCGGCGGGTGCTGGCCGGTGACGTCATGGACCGGCTCGCCGATGGCTGA
- the arc gene encoding proteasome ATPase, with product MAENTTARERELQEESVSLAAKNERLVSALTTARSQLVEMRAQLEEMSRPPASFAVLVRAHTDRTVEVISSGRKLRVGTSPHVNVDALRPGQEVQLNEAMIVVDAAGFETVGELVTVKEMLDEGRALVLGRAEEERVVRLAGPLVGSGLRVGDALTVDTRTGFAFEKIPRSEVEDLMLEEVPDVAYTDIGGLARQIEQIRDAVELPFGHPDLFREHGLKPPKGLLLYGPPGCGKTLIAKAVATSLAETAGGEAGSGPVRSYFLNIKGPELLNKFVGETERHIRLIFARAREKASQGVPVVVFFDEMESLFRTRGTGVSSDVETTIVPQLLAEIDGVERLENVIVIGASNREDMIDPAILRPGRLDVKIKIERPDAESARDIFSKYLTADLPIHPDDLAEHGGDADAAVAAMIERTVGRMYAEDPENEFLEVTYASGDKEVLYFKDFNSGAMVANIVDRAKKAAIKDLLATGVRGIRVEHLLGGLVEEFQENEDLPNTTNPDDWARVSGKKGERIVFIRTIVQHKNAPASSRTIETLNPTGQYL from the coding sequence ATGGCCGAGAACACCACTGCACGGGAGCGCGAGCTCCAGGAGGAGTCGGTCTCGCTGGCGGCGAAGAACGAACGCCTCGTCAGTGCCCTGACCACGGCGCGCTCCCAGCTGGTCGAGATGCGTGCGCAGCTGGAGGAGATGAGCCGGCCGCCGGCCAGCTTCGCCGTCCTCGTGCGCGCCCACACCGACCGCACGGTCGAGGTGATCTCCTCCGGCCGCAAGCTGCGCGTGGGCACGTCCCCGCACGTGAACGTGGACGCGCTGCGGCCCGGACAGGAGGTCCAGCTCAACGAGGCCATGATCGTGGTCGATGCCGCCGGCTTCGAGACCGTCGGTGAGCTGGTCACCGTCAAGGAGATGCTCGACGAGGGGCGGGCGCTGGTGCTCGGCCGCGCCGAGGAGGAGCGCGTGGTCCGCCTCGCCGGACCGCTGGTCGGATCCGGCCTGCGGGTGGGTGACGCGCTCACGGTCGACACCCGCACGGGGTTCGCGTTCGAGAAGATCCCGCGTTCGGAGGTCGAGGACCTGATGCTCGAGGAGGTCCCCGACGTCGCCTACACCGACATCGGCGGCCTGGCACGCCAGATCGAGCAGATCCGGGACGCCGTCGAGCTGCCGTTCGGGCACCCCGACCTCTTCCGCGAGCACGGCCTCAAGCCCCCGAAGGGTCTGCTGCTGTACGGCCCGCCCGGCTGCGGGAAGACCCTGATCGCGAAGGCCGTCGCCACCTCGCTGGCAGAGACCGCCGGCGGCGAAGCGGGCTCGGGCCCCGTGCGCAGCTACTTCCTCAACATCAAGGGTCCCGAGCTGCTCAACAAGTTCGTGGGCGAGACCGAACGTCACATCCGGCTGATCTTCGCCCGCGCCAGGGAGAAGGCCTCGCAGGGGGTACCGGTGGTGGTGTTCTTCGACGAGATGGAATCCCTCTTCCGCACCCGCGGGACCGGCGTCTCCTCGGACGTGGAGACGACGATCGTGCCCCAGCTGCTCGCGGAGATCGACGGTGTGGAACGCCTCGAGAACGTCATCGTCATCGGAGCCTCCAACCGGGAGGACATGATCGATCCGGCGATCCTGCGGCCCGGCCGGCTGGACGTGAAGATCAAGATCGAGCGCCCCGACGCCGAGTCGGCCCGGGACATCTTCAGCAAGTACCTCACGGCCGACCTGCCCATCCACCCCGACGACCTCGCCGAGCACGGCGGTGACGCCGACGCCGCGGTCGCCGCGATGATCGAGCGCACGGTGGGCCGGATGTACGCCGAGGACCCGGAGAACGAGTTCCTCGAGGTCACCTACGCCAGCGGTGACAAGGAGGTCCTCTACTTCAAGGACTTCAACTCCGGCGCGATGGTGGCCAATATCGTCGACCGCGCGAAGAAGGCCGCCATCAAGGATCTGCTCGCCACCGGTGTCCGGGGGATCAGGGTGGAGCACCTGCTCGGCGGGCTGGTCGAGGAGTTCCAGGAGAACGAGGACCTGCCCAACACCACCAACCCCGACGACTGGGCCCGGGTCTCGGGCAAGAAGGGCGAGCGGATCGTCTTCATCCGCACGATCGTCCAGCACAAGAACGCACCGGCGAGCAGTCGCACGATCGAGACCCTCAACCCCACCGGGCAGTACCTGTAG
- a CDS encoding site-2 protease family protein — protein sequence MAERTPPRPRTGPATRGWRIGSVGGAPVIVTAGWLLIAAVLVALVGPQLQQLTGAGVLAYLWALAVPALLFVSVLAHELAHGWAARSRRVAVREYVVTLWGGHTSFDHGMRSPADSAIVSVAGPAANLVLAAAAWFLGDGLPGLPGLAMGAFTYTNAFVGVFNLLPALPLDGGKLLEAAVWAVRKDRILGTIVAGRAGQVLAVAVLAGSLLVPLLRGERPSVVTAVWAALVAGVLWTGAQASLRQARAQRTAHAVDLAAIATGAHLLRARGTVADADRVLSATPSVGIVLVDDHGRPVALVDRQALSAVPEADRQHVPLSAVAHAVPAAALVTRTRGPEAVAQVARAAQAGAAVVVLVGPQDPAGDTQGGPRTAQVLGLVPVAQVVELLNRRRA from the coding sequence ATGGCTGAACGAACGCCGCCTCGCCCGCGCACCGGGCCGGCCACCCGCGGCTGGCGCATCGGCAGCGTGGGCGGCGCTCCGGTGATCGTCACCGCCGGGTGGCTACTCATCGCCGCCGTCCTGGTGGCGCTGGTCGGTCCGCAGCTGCAGCAGCTCACCGGGGCGGGAGTCCTCGCCTACCTGTGGGCGCTGGCGGTACCGGCCCTGCTGTTCGTCTCGGTCCTCGCCCACGAGCTCGCCCACGGCTGGGCGGCGCGCTCGCGCAGGGTGGCCGTCCGGGAGTACGTCGTCACCCTCTGGGGCGGCCACACCTCCTTCGATCACGGCATGCGCAGCCCTGCCGACTCGGCGATCGTCTCCGTGGCCGGGCCGGCGGCCAATCTTGTGCTCGCCGCCGCGGCGTGGTTCCTCGGGGACGGGTTGCCGGGGCTGCCCGGTCTGGCGATGGGTGCGTTCACCTACACGAACGCCTTCGTGGGCGTGTTCAACCTGCTGCCCGCGCTGCCGCTCGACGGCGGCAAGCTGCTGGAGGCCGCCGTCTGGGCGGTACGCAAGGACCGCATCCTCGGAACGATCGTGGCGGGGCGAGCCGGACAGGTGCTCGCGGTGGCCGTCCTGGCCGGCAGCCTGCTCGTGCCGCTATTGCGCGGGGAGCGTCCCAGCGTCGTCACCGCGGTCTGGGCCGCCCTGGTCGCCGGTGTGCTCTGGACCGGTGCCCAGGCCTCCCTGCGCCAGGCCCGGGCCCAGCGCACGGCGCACGCCGTGGACCTCGCAGCAATTGCCACCGGTGCGCATCTGTTGCGCGCCCGCGGCACCGTGGCCGACGCCGATCGCGTGCTCAGCGCCACGCCCTCGGTGGGGATCGTGCTCGTCGACGATCACGGCAGGCCCGTGGCGCTCGTGGACCGGCAGGCCCTGAGCGCCGTACCGGAGGCCGATCGGCAGCACGTACCCCTGAGCGCTGTCGCTCACGCCGTGCCGGCGGCGGCGCTGGTCACCCGGACCCGCGGACCGGAGGCCGTCGCGCAGGTGGCCCGTGCCGCGCAGGCAGGGGCCGCCGTCGTGGTGCTCGTGGGTCCGCAGGACCCCGCCGGCGACACCCAGGGAGGCCCCCGGACGGCGCAGGTGCTGGGCCTGGTGCCCGTCGCCCAGGTGGTGGAGCTGCTCAACCGGCGGCGCGCGTAG
- a CDS encoding aldo/keto reductase: MQTRRLGASGLRVSSVALGTMTWGRDTDEHEAAEQLKVFLEAGGTLLDTSATYSGGAAEEVIGGLLGTVVEREEVLLCSKAGVRDGRVDASRGALLDGLAGTLRRLGTDHLDLWLVQAPDPGTPLEETISALRHAVESGRARYVGLANHPAWQTARAATLLEREGPSLAAVQMEYSLLQRGIERELAPAAMALGAGVLAWSPLGRGVLSGKYRRSVPADSRAASPHLRGFVEPYLTDRSRSVVEAVVTAADGLGRAPVEVALAWVRDAPGVSSAVVGARTPAQLRGSLAGSDLELPDQIREALDEITAPVLGYPERR, encoded by the coding sequence ATGCAGACACGGCGACTGGGTGCGAGCGGGCTACGCGTCTCCTCGGTGGCGCTCGGCACCATGACCTGGGGCCGCGACACGGACGAGCACGAGGCCGCCGAGCAGCTCAAGGTCTTCCTTGAGGCCGGGGGCACGCTGCTCGACACCTCCGCCACCTACTCGGGTGGCGCCGCCGAGGAGGTCATCGGCGGCCTGCTCGGCACCGTGGTCGAGCGCGAGGAGGTGCTGCTGTGCTCGAAGGCAGGGGTGCGGGACGGCCGGGTGGATGCCTCGCGCGGTGCGCTCCTCGACGGGCTGGCGGGCACCCTCAGGCGGCTCGGGACCGATCACCTGGACCTGTGGCTGGTCCAGGCGCCCGATCCGGGGACGCCGCTGGAGGAGACGATCTCGGCCCTGCGTCACGCCGTCGAGAGCGGGCGCGCGCGGTACGTGGGCCTGGCCAACCATCCCGCCTGGCAGACCGCCCGGGCCGCCACGCTGCTGGAGCGCGAGGGCCCCTCGCTTGCGGCGGTGCAGATGGAGTACTCATTGCTGCAGCGCGGCATCGAGCGTGAGCTCGCTCCGGCGGCGATGGCGCTGGGGGCGGGGGTGCTGGCATGGTCCCCGCTGGGGCGCGGTGTGCTCAGCGGGAAGTACCGCAGATCCGTGCCGGCCGACTCGCGCGCGGCCTCCCCCCACCTGCGGGGCTTCGTGGAGCCCTATCTCACCGACCGCTCGCGCAGCGTGGTCGAGGCAGTGGTGACGGCGGCCGACGGTCTCGGCCGTGCCCCCGTGGAGGTGGCCCTCGCCTGGGTACGGGATGCGCCGGGGGTGAGCTCCGCCGTCGTGGGCGCGCGGACCCCCGCGCAGCTCCGCGGGTCCCTCGCGGGCTCCGACCTCGAGCTGCCGGACCAGATCCGGGAGGCGCTGGACGAGATCACCGCCCCGGTGCTCGGCTATCCCGAGCGCCGCTGA
- a CDS encoding PAC2 family protein translates to MIAAFEGWNDAGSAASAALLHIAEAWETTEVHRLDPDTFHDFQVSRPMIGRDDLGRRVLTWPSTTVSVATSPRLGRRVVLVQGVEPSMRWRDFCHQLLDVAEDLGVGTVVCLGALLADVPHTRPIPVQTSSDDRRVQALLDVDESDYEGPTGITGVLTHLAADRDLHALTVWAAVPHYVAQPPSPKATLAILSALDELLGEPAPVGDLQEEAKAWQDGVDELASDDPEVAEYVQQLEEAKDTAELPEASGEAIAREFEKYLRRRDPGRGPA, encoded by the coding sequence ATGATCGCGGCGTTCGAGGGGTGGAACGACGCCGGGTCGGCCGCCAGCGCGGCGCTGCTGCACATCGCCGAGGCCTGGGAGACGACCGAGGTGCACCGGCTCGACCCGGACACCTTCCACGACTTCCAGGTCAGCCGTCCGATGATCGGACGCGATGACCTGGGACGACGGGTCCTGACCTGGCCGAGCACCACGGTCTCGGTGGCGACGAGCCCGCGGCTCGGGCGCCGGGTGGTGCTGGTGCAGGGGGTCGAGCCGTCGATGCGATGGCGTGACTTCTGCCACCAGCTCCTCGACGTCGCCGAGGACCTCGGCGTCGGCACCGTCGTCTGCCTGGGCGCGCTGCTGGCCGACGTACCGCACACCCGTCCCATCCCCGTGCAGACGAGTTCGGACGACCGCCGGGTGCAGGCCCTGCTGGACGTGGACGAGAGCGACTACGAGGGCCCCACCGGCATCACGGGTGTGCTGACCCACCTCGCGGCCGACCGCGACCTGCACGCCCTGACCGTGTGGGCAGCCGTCCCGCACTACGTCGCACAGCCGCCCTCGCCGAAGGCGACGCTGGCGATCCTGAGCGCCCTGGACGAGCTGCTCGGGGAGCCCGCCCCGGTGGGTGACCTGCAGGAGGAGGCCAAGGCCTGGCAGGACGGCGTCGACGAGCTCGCCTCGGACGACCCGGAGGTGGCCGAGTACGTCCAGCAGCTCGAGGAGGCCAAGGACACCGCCGAGCTGCCGGAGGCCTCGGGTGAGGCCATCGCCAGGGAGTTCGAGAAGTACCTGCGCCGTCGTGATCCCGGGCGGGGCCCGGCCTGA
- a CDS encoding DNA primase produces MAKDLRAALDDLLTAFEAHLDAAEAAQEDDDPTVMNAAAALADAFENYDELLYEELGVDTPFVVYDGDEDDLDDDDLDDDPGSGDTDDYDDDVEVDADEPR; encoded by the coding sequence ATGGCCAAGGATCTGCGCGCGGCGCTGGACGATCTGCTCACCGCCTTCGAGGCTCACCTCGACGCCGCGGAGGCTGCGCAGGAGGACGACGACCCGACGGTGATGAACGCAGCTGCCGCACTGGCCGATGCGTTCGAGAACTACGACGAGCTGCTCTACGAAGAGCTCGGTGTGGACACCCCGTTCGTCGTCTACGACGGTGACGAGGACGATCTGGACGACGACGACCTCGACGACGATCCCGGCAGCGGCGACACCGATGACTACGACGACGATGTCGAGGTCGACGCGGACGAGCCGCGCTGA
- a CDS encoding undecaprenyl-diphosphate phosphatase, whose protein sequence is MTWWEALVLGIIQGLTEFLPISSSAHLRIVGDLMGRDPGAAFTAITQIGTEAAVVLYFRRDIARIISRWVKALPVGPWRHQVPASDPDARMGWFVICGSIPIVVLGLLFQDAIEHALRNLYLTALVLALFAVILGIADVRGRKERELTQLTWKHAWLFGFAQALALVPGVSRSGGTITAGLLMGYTREAAARYSFLLAIPAVLGSGFYQLVKSGGTGGAAGFGPTLLATVVAFAVGYLVIIAFLKIVSTYSYLPFVYYRIVLAAVVVVLLVAGVLAPLPST, encoded by the coding sequence GTGACATGGTGGGAAGCCCTCGTCCTGGGCATCATTCAAGGACTGACCGAGTTCCTCCCGATCTCCTCGAGCGCCCACCTGCGCATCGTGGGGGACCTGATGGGACGCGACCCCGGCGCGGCGTTCACCGCCATCACCCAGATCGGGACCGAGGCGGCGGTGGTGCTCTACTTCCGCCGCGACATCGCCCGCATCATCAGCCGCTGGGTGAAGGCGCTCCCGGTGGGGCCCTGGCGCCACCAGGTTCCCGCGAGCGATCCCGACGCGCGGATGGGATGGTTCGTCATCTGCGGTTCCATCCCCATCGTGGTGCTCGGACTGCTGTTCCAGGATGCGATCGAGCACGCACTGCGCAATCTCTACCTCACCGCGCTGGTGCTGGCGCTGTTCGCGGTGATCCTCGGGATCGCCGACGTGCGCGGCCGCAAGGAGCGTGAGCTGACGCAGCTGACCTGGAAGCACGCCTGGCTGTTCGGCTTCGCGCAGGCGCTCGCCCTGGTGCCCGGGGTGTCCCGGTCCGGGGGCACGATCACCGCCGGCCTGCTGATGGGCTACACCCGCGAGGCCGCGGCGAGGTATTCGTTCCTGCTCGCGATCCCGGCGGTGCTCGGGTCCGGCTTCTACCAGCTGGTCAAGAGCGGCGGCACCGGGGGAGCGGCCGGGTTCGGGCCCACCCTGCTGGCCACCGTGGTCGCCTTCGCCGTCGGGTATCTGGTGATCATCGCCTTCCTGAAGATCGTCTCCACCTACTCGTATCTGCCGTTCGTCTACTACCGCATCGTGCTGGCCGCCGTGGTGGTGGTGCTGCTGGTCGCGGGAGTCCTCGCCCCGCTGCCGAGCACCTGA
- a CDS encoding M20/M25/M40 family metallo-hydrolase — MSTENRTPTATELDAVRICRDLIRIDSSNYGDGSGPGEREAAEHVMALLTEVGYEPVYFESADRRANVVLRIPGTDPTRPALVVHGHLDVVPAQARDWKMDPFGGDEMDGMIWGRGAVDMKDMDAMILAVVRDMKRNGWQPPRDLIVAFFADEEHGGTYGARYAVENRPELFTGATEAISEVGGYSVEVGGQRAYLLQTAEKGIAWLRMIAEGTAGHGSQIHTDNAVTRLAGAVARIGAHPWGTELAPTVRALLDGVSDLTGVGYDPEDRASIDALVSSLGSTSKFVGATLSTWANPTQLDAGYKANVVPGSAEAVIDVRFLPGQEEATMATLHELAGEGVRFEDIQRSIALEVPFEGDLVDHMVDALRTEDPGAVVLPYMLSGGTDNKHLADLGITGYGFAPLRLPPELDFAGMFHGVDERVPVAALEFGVRVLERFLRSC; from the coding sequence ATGAGCACCGAGAACCGCACGCCGACCGCCACCGAGCTGGACGCGGTCCGCATCTGCCGCGACCTGATCCGCATCGACTCCTCCAACTACGGCGACGGCTCGGGGCCGGGGGAGCGCGAGGCGGCCGAGCACGTCATGGCGCTGCTCACCGAGGTCGGCTACGAGCCGGTGTACTTCGAGTCCGCCGACCGCCGCGCGAACGTCGTGCTGCGCATCCCGGGTACCGACCCCACCCGCCCCGCGCTGGTGGTGCACGGCCACCTGGACGTCGTCCCGGCCCAGGCACGCGACTGGAAGATGGACCCCTTCGGCGGCGACGAGATGGACGGCATGATCTGGGGCCGCGGGGCCGTGGACATGAAGGACATGGACGCGATGATCCTGGCGGTCGTGCGTGACATGAAGCGCAACGGCTGGCAGCCTCCCCGGGACCTGATCGTCGCCTTCTTCGCCGATGAGGAGCACGGGGGCACCTACGGGGCCCGCTACGCGGTGGAGAACCGCCCGGAGCTGTTCACCGGTGCCACCGAGGCGATCAGCGAGGTGGGGGGATATTCGGTGGAGGTCGGTGGGCAGCGCGCCTACCTGCTGCAGACCGCCGAGAAGGGCATCGCGTGGCTGCGGATGATCGCCGAGGGGACGGCGGGCCACGGATCGCAGATCCACACCGACAACGCCGTCACGCGACTGGCCGGTGCCGTGGCGCGGATCGGCGCGCATCCGTGGGGCACCGAGCTGGCGCCGACGGTACGTGCGCTGCTCGACGGCGTCTCCGACCTGACCGGGGTGGGCTACGACCCGGAGGACCGGGCGTCCATCGATGCCCTCGTGAGCTCCCTGGGGTCGACGAGCAAGTTCGTCGGGGCCACGCTGTCCACGTGGGCCAACCCCACCCAGCTCGACGCCGGCTACAAGGCCAACGTCGTGCCCGGCAGCGCCGAGGCGGTGATCGACGTCCGCTTCCTCCCGGGGCAGGAGGAGGCGACGATGGCCACCCTGCACGAGCTGGCGGGCGAGGGTGTGCGGTTCGAGGACATCCAGCGCTCCATCGCGCTGGAGGTGCCGTTCGAAGGCGATCTGGTCGACCACATGGTCGACGCGTTGCGGACCGAGGACCCGGGCGCCGTGGTACTTCCCTACATGCTCTCCGGCGGCACCGACAACAAGCACCTCGCCGACCTGGGCATCACCGGCTACGGCTTCGCCCCGTTGCGGCTGCCGCCCGAGCTCGACTTCGCCGGGATGTTCCACGGTGTCGACGAGCGTGTGCCGGTGGCGGCGCTCGAGTTCGGTGTGCGCGTGCTGGAGCGCTTCCTGCGCTCCTGCTGA
- the mshC gene encoding cysteine--1-D-myo-inosityl 2-amino-2-deoxy-alpha-D-glucopyranoside ligase, protein MHSWTSPAVPTLPGRGHTPRLRDTASGALIDPASDGVGSLYVCGITPYDSTHLGHAFTYVAFDTLNRVWRDAGVRVHYAQNITDIDDPLLERAAATGVDWRDLAEDQIELFRSDMATLRVIAPDHYIGVVEAMDLVVEAVETMLAAGAAYRVDQDVYADLAKDSHFGSVSHLDGAAMDELFAERGGDPERAGKRDRLDPLLWRGRREGEPHWDGRSLGPGRPGWHIECGAIAARYLGLPVAVQGGGKDLVFPHHDMGTSHLRFLPGAGGAPSPEPIRCFVHTGLVGYEGQKMSKSLGNLVFVSRLVAQGLDPRVIRLALLDHAYARSWEFTDDDLASAAARLDRWRNASGSASSGSGGPAATDHLERLRLALADDLDTPAALRVVDAWASEQGAGDPGLLADAVDALLGVQLRD, encoded by the coding sequence GTGCACTCCTGGACCAGCCCCGCCGTCCCCACGCTCCCCGGCCGGGGCCACACCCCGCGACTGCGCGACACCGCCTCCGGGGCCCTGATCGACCCGGCCTCCGACGGCGTCGGGAGCCTGTACGTGTGCGGCATCACCCCCTACGACTCCACTCACCTGGGGCACGCCTTCACCTACGTGGCCTTCGACACCCTCAACCGGGTCTGGCGGGACGCCGGCGTGCGGGTGCACTACGCGCAGAACATCACCGACATCGACGATCCGCTGCTCGAGCGGGCCGCCGCCACCGGGGTCGACTGGCGCGACCTGGCCGAGGACCAGATCGAGCTCTTCCGCTCCGACATGGCCACGTTGCGGGTGATCGCGCCCGACCACTACATCGGTGTGGTGGAGGCGATGGATCTGGTGGTCGAGGCGGTGGAGACGATGCTCGCGGCCGGTGCCGCCTACCGGGTGGACCAGGACGTCTACGCCGACCTCGCCAAGGACTCACACTTCGGCTCGGTCAGCCACCTCGACGGCGCCGCGATGGACGAGCTGTTCGCCGAACGTGGCGGGGACCCGGAGCGGGCAGGCAAGCGCGACCGGCTCGACCCCCTGCTCTGGCGCGGCCGGCGCGAGGGCGAACCACACTGGGACGGCCGCTCCCTGGGACCCGGGCGGCCCGGCTGGCACATCGAGTGCGGCGCCATCGCCGCGCGCTACCTCGGCCTCCCGGTCGCGGTGCAGGGTGGAGGGAAGGATCTCGTCTTCCCCCACCACGACATGGGCACCAGTCACCTGCGCTTCCTCCCCGGCGCCGGCGGCGCGCCCTCGCCCGAGCCGATCCGCTGCTTCGTGCACACCGGGCTGGTGGGCTACGAGGGACAGAAGATGAGCAAGTCGCTGGGCAACCTGGTCTTCGTCTCGCGTCTGGTGGCCCAGGGCCTCGACCCGCGGGTGATCCGGCTGGCGCTGCTCGACCACGCCTACGCCCGCTCATGGGAGTTCACCGACGACGATCTTGCCTCTGCTGCCGCCAGGCTCGACCGGTGGCGCAATGCCTCCGGGTCGGCGTCCTCCGGTTCGGGCGGACCCGCCGCGACGGACCATCTCGAGCGGCTCCGACTCGCCCTGGCCGACGACCTGGACACGCCGGCCGCGCTCCGTGTTGTGGACGCCTGGGCGAGCGAGCAGGGGGCCGGCGATCCCGGCCTGCTGGCCGACGCCGTCGACGCCCTGCTCGGTGTGCAGCTGCGGGACTGA